One part of the Streptomyces nigra genome encodes these proteins:
- a CDS encoding sensor histidine kinase, with translation MAGLLRPFGRAVTYTRLLHLFVAVVWPAVLQFVTDAWWIWAVAAAALVPAGLVPAMRTVEGLQARLLLTGHPSDRDGGGGGDGIVVAPSSTWEDRGRLVLWLEARLLLGCATSLLVAQLLYAVVDLVVAAAGDRPGGGAVGLLGPPQAWHIAFVPVLLAALATAVRGSGTLVTALAVRLLGPSPAERLAALEERTEQLLERTRIARELHDSIGHALTVAVLQAGAARAADDPAFTRRALDAIEETGRAALEDLERVLGVLRESGKPAGSRPTLTDADRLLESARASGAEVDADLTGPLEGVPGPVSREGYRILQESLTNVLRHAGPVPARVRVSVEGATLRLDVRNPLPADPPDPARGSGLRGIRERAALLGGRASAGPVGDDWQVHVELPVR, from the coding sequence ATGGCCGGTCTGCTGCGCCCGTTCGGCCGGGCGGTGACGTACACACGGCTGCTGCATCTGTTCGTGGCGGTCGTGTGGCCCGCCGTGCTGCAGTTCGTGACCGACGCGTGGTGGATCTGGGCGGTGGCCGCCGCCGCGTTGGTGCCCGCCGGGCTGGTGCCGGCGATGCGCACGGTGGAGGGGCTGCAGGCCCGGCTGTTGCTGACCGGACATCCTTCCGACCGGGATGGGGGTGGGGGTGGGGACGGCATCGTCGTCGCGCCTTCGTCGACCTGGGAGGACCGTGGGCGGCTCGTGCTGTGGCTGGAGGCCCGGCTGCTGCTCGGCTGTGCCACCAGCCTCCTGGTCGCCCAACTGCTCTACGCCGTGGTGGATCTGGTGGTCGCCGCGGCGGGTGACCGGCCCGGTGGCGGGGCCGTAGGCCTGCTCGGTCCGCCCCAGGCCTGGCACATCGCGTTCGTGCCCGTGCTGCTCGCGGCGCTGGCGACGGCTGTCCGGGGATCGGGCACGCTGGTCACGGCCCTGGCCGTACGGCTGCTCGGGCCCTCCCCTGCCGAGCGTCTGGCGGCTCTGGAGGAGCGTACCGAGCAGCTTCTGGAGCGGACCCGTATCGCCCGGGAGCTGCACGACTCGATCGGGCACGCCCTGACGGTGGCCGTCCTCCAGGCCGGGGCGGCCCGCGCGGCGGACGATCCGGCGTTCACCCGGCGGGCGTTGGACGCCATCGAGGAGACCGGCCGGGCCGCGCTGGAGGACCTGGAGCGCGTCCTCGGCGTCCTGCGGGAATCCGGGAAGCCCGCAGGGTCCCGGCCCACCTTGACGGACGCGGACCGTCTCCTCGAGTCGGCGCGGGCGTCCGGCGCCGAGGTGGACGCCGATCTGACGGGCCCTCTGGAGGGCGTTCCGGGGCCGGTCTCACGGGAGGGCTACCGCATCCTCCAGGAGTCGCTCACCAATGTGCTGCGGCACGCGGGGCCCGTCCCGGCCCGGGTCCGGGTCAGCGTGGAGGGAGCCACCCTCCGTCTCGACGTGCGCAATCCGCTGCCCGCAGATCCGCCGGACCCGGCAAGAGGCAGCGGCCTGCGGGGCATACGCGAGCGCGCCGCCCTGCTGGGTGGCCGCGCGAGCGCCGGACCCGTCGGGGACGACTGGCAGGTGCACGTCGAGCTGCCGGTGAGGTGA
- a CDS encoding response regulator transcription factor, with protein sequence MPVTVLLVDDEPLVRAGLRTVLEAQGDIEVVGEAADGAAVIPLVRELRPDVVAMDVRMPLLDGIEATRAVLRTVAEPPKIVVITTFENDEYVYEALRAGADGFLLKRARPAEIVHAVRLVAAGESLLFPASVRQLAARYGDDGGNRAARAALERARLTDREAEVLRLMTRGLSNAEIAARLVVGTETVKSHVSAVLAKLGARDRTQAVITAYESGFVAPG encoded by the coding sequence ATGCCGGTCACCGTTCTCCTCGTGGACGACGAGCCTCTCGTACGCGCGGGTCTGCGGACCGTGCTCGAGGCGCAGGGCGACATCGAGGTGGTCGGCGAGGCCGCCGACGGGGCGGCGGTCATCCCGCTGGTGCGCGAGCTGCGACCGGACGTCGTCGCGATGGATGTGCGGATGCCGCTGCTGGACGGCATCGAGGCCACGCGCGCGGTGCTGCGTACGGTCGCCGAGCCGCCGAAGATCGTCGTGATCACCACGTTCGAGAACGACGAGTACGTCTACGAGGCGCTGCGCGCCGGAGCGGACGGCTTCCTGCTGAAGCGGGCCCGGCCGGCGGAGATCGTGCACGCCGTACGGCTGGTCGCCGCGGGCGAGTCGCTGCTGTTCCCGGCCTCGGTGCGGCAGCTGGCCGCACGCTACGGGGACGACGGCGGCAATCGCGCGGCGCGGGCGGCGCTGGAGCGGGCCCGGCTGACCGACCGGGAGGCGGAGGTCCTGCGGCTGATGACACGGGGCCTGTCGAACGCCGAGATCGCCGCGCGGCTCGTCGTGGGCACGGAGACGGTGAAGTCGCATGTGAGCGCCGTACTGGCGAAGCTGGGGGCGCGCGACCGGACGCAGGCGGTGATCACGGCGTACGAGTCGGGGTTCGTCGCGCCGGGGTGA